GCCCAACCGCTTCCTGGACCGCAATATCGATGGCATCAGTGGCGCGACGCTCTCGGTGCGGGCAATGCAGAAGATGGCGCGTGCCGCACTCTTCATGAACCGCCAAGCCCGCAAGCCATGAAAAACGGGCTGAAATGGATGCGCCTGACCCGCTACTGGCATGCCCGGCTGGGGGTTTTCGCGAGCCTGCTCTTCCTGATCCTGGTGATCACCGGGGTGATGCTCAATCATACCGAAGCCCTCAAGCTCGACCAGCGGCCAGTTGCGGCCTCCTGGCTGATGGGCTGGTACGGCCTTGAGAACCAGACGCCCGAGCAGGGCTATCGACTGGGACAGGGATATCTGGTTTCGCAGTCAGGGCGCTGGTTCATGGATGGACATCTGCTGGGAAAGGACCTGCCGGCCCCGGTCGGGGCGCTGGAGATTGGCGGCATCCGTTATATCGCCAGCCCCGAGCAGCTCGCGCTCTATCAGTCGGATGGCCAGCGGGTGGATCAGCTCGACAGTAGCGCCTTGCCGGCCACACCGCTCACGGCACTGGGCCAGAGCGGCAAGTCCGTGTTGATCCGCAGCCCCAAAGGGGTCTTTGCCAGTACGGATGGCGGTCTGAACTGGCAAGCTTACCAGGGAACGGCCCGATGGAGCCAGCCAGAACCCCTGCCTGCCGGGTTACGCCAGCAGCTTGCCCCGGCATTCGCGCCCCATCTCCCGCTGGAGCGCATCATGCTGGACCTGCACAGTGGGCGCATCTTCGGTCGCTTCGGCCCCTGGTTGATGGACCTTGCGGCCCTGATCCTGCTGGGCCTATCCCTGAGTGGCGCGTGGATTTTCTGGCAAGGCACGCGCCGGCCGTGAACCAGGCAAGCTGGCAGGAGCGAATCCAGGCCGGGCTGGCGGAGGCGCTGTTGCGACTTTCCACTCCTCTGCCCGATCGCCTGCGCAGCCGGCTCGGTCGCGGGCTCGGGCATCTCGTACGGCTTGCCCTGCCCCGCCCGCGCCGCATCGCCATGCGCAACCTCGAACTCTGCTTTCCCGAACTCAGGTCCGACCAGCGCCGTGCCCTGCTGCGCGAGCACTTCTGCCAGCTCGGCGAGGCCGCGCTGGAACTGGGGCCCCTCTGGCGGGGCCCACGCATACGCTTCGAACAGCTTTTTGCCCAGATCGAGGGGCTCGAACATGTTGAACGCGCCAAGGCGCAGGGCCAGGGACTGATCCTCCTGAGCGCTCATTTTGGCAGCTGGGAGGCGGGCGCGCTCTACATGAGCCTGCTGACGCGCCTGACCGCCCTGTACATGCCCACCCACAACCCGGCCTTTTCCACCCTCATGGTAGCCGGGCGCAGCCGCTTTGGCGCGACGATGACCGAGAAGAAGCGGGGCTTTCGACCCCTGATCGCAGCACTTCGCCGCGGCGAGGCCATTGGCATTCTGGCCGATCAGAACGTCAATGAGCGGGAAGGCGTCTTTGCGCCCTTTTTCGGTATGCCGGCCAGCACCAGCGTGGCCGTGGCGCATCTGGCCAAGCGCTCTGGCGTGCCGGTCATTTACGTGTTCGCCTTTCGCCTGCCCAGGGGTGCGGGCTTTCGTCTGGTATTCAGGCCCCTGCCCGCCGACTATCCCTGCGGCAACGACGAGACCGACGCCACCACCATGAATGCCATGCTGGAAACCGCCATCCGCGAAGCACCGGCCCAGTACTGGTGGGTGCACCGGCGCTTCAAGACCCGCCCGCAGGGGCTACCCGATCCTTACGCCTGATCCGCCGATCCGGCACGCTGAGCTCGTCCCATCCCTAAGGGGAGCGCGCCACGAGACTGGCGCGATCTTCGCTTTCCTGATAGTGCAGTGCCTGCAGTGGCTGAATGAGTTGCGGTAATTCGCCAGGAACGAGCCGGAAGGCAGGATCCTGCGGCCCCCGCCCCTGGCGTTCACCGAGCCAGGTCTCGTAGAACAGCAGCCCGCCGGGGCGCAGGGCTTCGACCAGCGCCGGAAACAGGTTGCGCGCCAGGAAATTGCTGACGACGATGACATCGAAGGACCCTGGCGCGGGCGGCTGCCGCACCACATCGCGGCACTGGGTGTGCAGGCTGAGTCCGGCGGCCTGAGCCCGGGATTCCAGCGCGTTCAGGGCGCTCTCGGCATAGTCCCAGGCCTGCACACGCAGGCCCAGACCAGCCAGCATCAGGGCGTTGCCGCCGCGCCCGCAGGCGAGATCCAGGGCGTCTCCCTCAGACGGCAGCAAGTGCGAGTGATCGCGCAGCACGCTGCAGGCCTGCGGAATGTCACCGGCGCTTTCCGCATAGCAACGCTGCCAGCGTGTACGTCTTTCCTGCTCGTCCAAGGCTTATCTATCGCTCATCGCGGATGCGCGGCAACAATTCGGCCAGATTGCAGGGCCGATGGCGGATGTCGAGCTGCGGCAGGATGATCTTTTCCATGCCGAGCCGACAGGCGCCGGTGGAGCCGGGCAGCAGGAACACGATCGTGCCCTCACAGATCGCGGCTTCGGCGCGGCTTTGTATGGTGCTGGTGCCGATTTCGGCGAAGGAGAGCTGGCGAAAGAGCTCGCCAAATCCCGGGATGGCCTTGCTGACCAGGGGCGCGAGGGCCTCGGGCGTGACATCACGGCCGGTGACGCCGGTGCCGCCGGTACTGACGATGGCGTCGATTACCGGTTCGGCGATCCAGTCGGCGAAGGCCTGACGCAGGGTGGAGAGATCATCCGGCACGATACGCCGGGCAGCAATCCGGTGACCGGCCTCGGCGGCCAGACTCGCCAGGGTATCGCCGGACTTGTCGGTTTCCGGCGTGCGGGTGTCAGATACGGTGAGGATTCCAAGGCTCAGGGGCAGGAAGGGACGGTTGCTATCGATCATGAGCACTTCTCCGGGATTCAGTAGCGCCAGAAGGCGCGGGTGAACAGCACCAGCAGGGTATAGATTTCCAGGCGCCCGAGCAGCATGGTTGCAATCAGGATCCACTTGGCGGGCGCGGATATGCCGCCATAGTTGGTCGCCGGCCCCACGGCGTTGAGGCCCGGCCCCATGTTGTTGATATGGGCGATGGCCGCGCTGAAGGCGCTGTAAAAGTCCATCTCGGCGGCGACCAGGGCCAGGGTGGCGAAACCGAGGGTGGCGACATACAGGAAGAAAAACCCCCAGATCGCCGTGATCACCTGCTCATCCACGCGCCGGCCATTGAATTTTACCAGATCGAGCGCCCCCGGATGAATGAGCTGACGCAGCTCGCGCATGCCCTGCCTCATGAGCAGCAGGGCGCGCACCATCTTGATCCCGCCGCCGGTCGAGCCGGCGCTGGCGGCGAAACTGCTGAGAAACAGCATGAGCACGGGCACGAAGGCCGGCCAGAGATTGAAATCCGTGTTGGAAAAGCCAGTGGTGCTCGCTACCGACACCACATTGAACATCGCATAACGCAGTGCCGTGCGGAAATCTCCATATTCGCCCGTGGACCAGAGATAGAGCGCCGCCAGCAGCCCCGCCCCCAGGATCACTCCGAGGGTTGCCCGGGTCTCCGGATCGCGCCAGTAGGGCCGCCAGCTTCTACCACTCAGCGCAACATAGTGGGTGGCAAAATTGATGCTGGCCAGCAGCATGAACACGATCAGCACGAACTCGATCAGGGGAGAATCGAAGTAGGCGATACTGGCATCATGGGTGGAAAACCCACCGGTGGAAACCGCCGAGAAGGCATGGTTCATGGCATCGAAGGGGGTCATGCCGGCCCACCAGAGGGCCAGGGCGCAGACCAGGGTGAGGCCGACATAGATGAGCCAGAGCCGTTTGGCGGTGCTGGCAATGCGCGGCGTCAGGGCGGCATCCTTCATCGGGCCCGGCGTCTCTGCCTTGAAGATCTGCCGGCCGCCCACCCCCAGGAAGGGCAGAATGGCCACCGCCAGCACGATGATGCCCATGCCGCCGACCCAGTGCAGCAGGTGACGCCAGAAGTTCAGTGCGTGCGGGAGTTCATCGAGCCCGGCAAACACCGTGGAGCCAGTGGTGGTGATGCCGGATACGGCCTCGAACATGGCGTCGGTCACACTGCCGGTCATGCCGCTCAGGATGAAGGGCAGGGCGCTGACCACCGAGAGCATCAGCCAGCCTAGGCCAACGATCAGGAAGCCATCGCGGTTGCGCAGCTCGCGCCGGACCGCGCGTACCGGCAGCCACAGGAGTATCCCGAAAGTCATGCTGACGACATAGGACTGCAAAAAGGCATGCCGCCCACCATCGCCGTAGTACCAGGCCACCGCTTCAGGCAGCAGCATGAACTGCGCGAAAATCAGCAGCAACAGGGCAAGGACGCGCTGGACCTCGGCGATCTGGATCATGAGCTAGAGAAAGGTGAAACCGACCTGGAAAAGCTTCTCCACGTCGCGCATGCGGCGTTTGTCGGTGACGAAGACGATGACGTGATCTTCCGGGTGGATGACCGTGTCGTGATGGGCGATTAGGACTTCTTCGCCGCGCGCCAGTGCGGCAATGTTGACGCCGGCGGGCAGGGAGAGTTCCTCGATGCGCCGCCCGACCACCCGCGAGGTGCCGCGATCACCATGCGCGACGATGTCGAGCACCTCCGCCGCGCCGTACCGCAGGGTGTGGACGGCGGCGATGTCTCCGGCACGCACGTAGGCCAGGATCGAGCCAATGATGGCCCAGTGCGGATTGATGGCGACATCGATGCCAGTGCCAGTCTGCACCAGGTCCACATAGGCGGCGCGGTTGATCAGGGCGAAGCAGTTGCGTACCCCGAGCCGCTTGGCGAGCATGGCCGAGAGGATGTTGTCCTCGTCATCATTGGTGACGGAGATGAAGAGGTCCGTCTCGCGGATGCCCTCCTGGTTGAGCAGGTCCTCGTCGGCGGCGTCGCCCTGCAAGACCAGGGTGCGCTGCAGCTTCTCAGCGGCGTGCAGGGTGCGCCTGGGATTATGGTCGAGCAGCTTGACGGCAAGACCGCGCGTCTCCAGTGCCTGGGCCAGGCGCAGGCCGATGTTGCCGCCGCCAGCGATGATCACCCGCTGGAACGGGGCATCATCCTTGCCGAGTTCGCGCATGACGCAGCGGATATCCTCGGCGCGGGCGACGAAGAATACCTCGTCGCCGGCTTCGATCACCGTATTGCCCTCGGGTCCGATGGCGCGGTTGCGCCGGTAGATGACCGCCACCCGGGTATCGACCTGGGGACTGTGACGGCGCAGATCGCGGATGGCGTGCCCGACCAGCGAGCCACCGTGTACGGCCTTGACGCCGACCAGCCCCACCCGCCCACCGGCGAAGAACTGCACGCGCAGGGCGCCGGGATATTCCACCAGACGCAGAATGTATTCGGTGACCAGGGCCTCGGGGCTGATCAGCACATCCACCGGAAAGGTCTTGGCGTCAAAGAGCTTGGGATGGCTCCAGTATTCAGCGGCACGGATGCGGGCGATCTTGGTCGGCGTATTGAAGAGCACCTTCGCCATCTCGCAGGCGACGATATTGGTCTCATCGTTGCTGGTGACGGCAATCAGGATATCCGCGTCCTGCGTTCCAGCTTCCTTGAGTACCGAGGGATAGGAGGCATAGCCTGTCACGGTCTGGATGTCGAGCCGGTCACGCAGTTGCGCCAGCCGCTCCGGATCAATGTCGACCACGGTGATGTCGTTGCGCTCGGTGGCCAGATGCTCCGCCACGGAGGCACCCACCTGGCCGGCGCCGAGGATGACCACCTTCATGTCAGGGTTTCAGTGTCGGGCCGGTGCTTGCAGATCAATATGGGATCCCCAGGGACTTGAGCTTGCGATAGAGATGCGTGCGCTCCAGCCCGACGGCCTCGGCAGTGCGCGCGATGTTGCCGCTGTTGCGCGCCAGATGGTATTCGATAAAGGCCTTCTCGAACTTGTCCCGCGCAGTCTTGAGCGTGCCGCTGAAGTCCTCGGTTTCCTCGGAACTGATCGCGCCACGGCTGTCCAGACCCAGGGCACGCTCCACCTCCTCGGCACTGACCTCAGGGCCCTCGGCCAGGATCAGCAAGCGCTCGACGAGATTCTGCAGCTCACGCACATTGCCTGGCCAGGGATAATGCCCCATCACCTCCAGGGCGCCGGCACTGAACTGACGAGGGGCCAGCCCGTCGCGGTTGACATAGAAACGCACGAATTCATCCAGCAGCACGGGGATGTCCTGACGCCGCCCGGCCAGAGTCGGTACCCGCAGCGGCACCACATTCAGGCGATAGAAAAGGTCCTCGCGAAAACGTCCGGCCTGCATTTCCGAGCGCAGATCGCGGCTGGTGGCTGCCACCACCCGCACATTGGCCTGCACCGGTGCCACACCGCCGACCCGCAACAGGCGTCCTTCCTGCAGGGCAGAGAGCAGGCGCACCTGGGTTTCAAGATCCATGTCGGCGATTTCGTCTATGAAGAGCGTGCCGCGATTGGCCTGCTCCAGCCGGCCGTTATGTACCTGGCCGCCGGTTTCGCAGCCAAAGAGTTCGACGGCGATGTTGGGCGTGGTGATGGCAGCGGCCTTGAGATCCACGAAGGGGCCGGCAGCGCGGCGGCTACAGCTGTGCAGGTAACGGGCCGCAACTTCCTTGCCGCTGCCGGGCGCGCCACTCAGCAGCACCCAGGAATCACTCAGGGCCACGCGCTCGATCTGCTGGCGCAACTGGTTGATAGCGACGCTGTTGCCGCTGGGGGCGTCCACCGGCCGGGTCTGTCGCCTCAAATCGACATTTTCCTGGCGCAACCGCGCCGCCTCCAGGGCGTGCTCGATGGTCAGCAGGGTCTTTTCCAGCGACAGGGGCTTTTCGATGAAGTCATAGGCCCCGAGCTTGGTTGCCTCCACCGCAGTTTCCACGGTGCCATGCCCGGACATCATCACCACCGGCTGCTCCAGCCCATTCTCGGCCCAGCGCTTGAGCAGAGCCAGACCATCCTCGCCGGGCATCCAGATGTCGAGCAGGACCAGGTCCACCGGCCCACTCCGACGCAGCTGATCGGCCTCGCGACTGTCGGCTGCGGTCAGGATCTGGTATCCCTCGTCCTCCAGGATCTCCCGCAGGGACTCCCGGATGTCCGGTTCATCGTCCACAATCAGGACCCGCGCCCGGGACTCCTGCTGGGGCATGTTCGCCATTGCCGCTTCCATTAGGCCACTCCTCTGTTCAAAACGCGTGCCGGCAGCACGATCAGTACCTGTGCCCCACCCTCGGGGTGATTGCTGGCACTGATCTGTCCCCCGTGCTCATCAACCATCTTCTTCACGATCGCAAGCCCCAGTCCAGTGCCTTTGGGCTTGGTCGTGACATAAGGTTCAAATACCCTTTCAAGAATTTCGGGCGGAAAGCCCGGCCCGGAATCACTGACTGTCAGATGCACGTTGAGCGCGCCCTCGGCGCCGCCGCTGGCACGAGTCCTGATTTCCAGGCGCTGATTGGGGCTGAGCACGTCCAGGGCATTGCGGACCAGGTTGTGCAGCACCTGACGCAGACGTCCGGCATCGGCCTCCACCAGCGGCAGGGTAGGATCAAGATCGGTGACGATCCGCACCCCGCCCTCGCGGGCATTCTGCTCGCGATAAAGCTCCAGCACATCGAGAATCAGGGCATTCAGATCCAGGGGCCGCAGCCGCAGCTGGGGCTGGCGGGCATATTCCGAGAAGGCGTCGACCATCACCTTGAGGCTTTCCACCTGATTGATGATGGTACGGGTGGCGCGGTCCAGCGGCTCGCCGGCCTCGCCAAGCTGGCTCAGGTACTTGCGACGCAGACGCTCGGCCGACAGCTGAATCGGTGTGAGCGGATTCTTGATCTCGTGAGCCAGACGCCGGGCCACCTCGCTCCAGGCCGCCGAGCGCTGTGCCTGCAGCAACGTGGTGATGTCGTCGAACACCAGCACGAAGCCACCCTGGCCGGGATGTTCCTCATCCCGCTCGTTATCCTCGGTCGGCGCGCTCTGGGGCAGGGCCGCGGCACGCAACAGCAGGACCTGCCGGCCACTGCCGCGCTCCACCACCAGTTCCTCCTGGATATAGCGGTCGCGCCGGGCGAAACGGTGCTCCACCCACTCGAAGAGGGCGGCATATTCCGGGTGTCGGCGCTTGAGATAATCCACCGGCTCCCCGAGCTCACGCTCCATGCTCACGCCAAGGAGCTGGGTCACGGCGGCATTGGCGGTGGTCAGATGACCCTGCACATCAAAGGTCATCACGCCACTGGAGAGATGCCCCAGAATGGTTTCAAGGAAGGCGCGCCGGGCCTCGGCCTGCTGACGGGCCTGGGCGGCATTGCGCTGGGCCTGAGCCAGCTGGCGGGTCATGCTGTTGAAGGAGTGCACGAGAATACCCATTTCATCATGCCCACCCACCGGCAGCAGGGGCGCGAACTCGCCCCGCGCCACCGCCCGCGTGCCGGCTGCCAGATGCCCGATCGGGGCAGCCAGTCGCCGCGACAGAAAAAGGCTCATCCATAAGGATGTCAGGATGGTGACCAGCAACACGCTGGTCAGGCTCAGGTTGAAGGCCGCCTTCATCGGGTCGCGGATCAGCTCCAGTTGCTGGTAGCGCTGGTAAGCCAGCTGGATGCTGTCGGCCGCGGCCGTGAGTTCCTGCGGCAGGGGGTTCATGACATAGAGAAAGCGTTGCGGCTGCGCGAAGTTGGCGCGATTGAGCGTGAGCAGGATCTTGATGACCAGCCTGCCATTGGGATCGGGTTCCACCAGGGTATAGGGATAGCGCGCGCGCGCCAGGGTCAGCATCTCCGGGGACACCGGCCGAGGTGCGAGACTCAGGAAATCGCTGCTGCTGGCAAGGATCCGGCCATTCTCATCGAGCAGGGTGGCCTCGGCAAGGTGATACTGGCTGCGCATGCGCATCAATCTCTCGATCGGCATGGCAGCATTGCCCGCCTCCTCCAGGGCCAGCGCGATGTTCTGGGCCGCCTCCAGGGTTGTCGAGCGGTTCTGCTCGATGCTGCTGCGCGCCACGGACATGGCCTGCTCCAGGGCGTCGCGCACCTCGACATTGAACCAGGAGTCCACCCCCTGATTGAGAAACTGCCAGGAGAAGCCGAAGATCACGCCGGCGGGTGTCACCGTGAGCACTGCCACCAGCAGCACCAGACGCATGGCAAGCCGGGTACCGAGAATGCCCGCCCGCCACTGACGCCAGAACACCAGCGCGTTGTAGAAGATCAGCACGCCCAGCAGCAGCACGGCAATGCCGTTGGCGATCAGCAAGGGAATGAAGTAGCCGCCGTAATCCCGACCCTGGCTGGCCAGATAGGTCATGGCGATGGTGCCGGCCAGGGCAAAAAGCAGGACCAGCACGCCCCAGCCACTGGCAAAGCCGCCACCCAGGCGGGCGACCCCCAGGGTGGACAGGCGCCTTACGGCCGTAGAGGAATGCGCTTCCATTCGCTGTCCATGCCCCAGTCGGAAATCAGGGCGCTGAATCGCAGGCCCAGCGGCAGGGCCGAGGTGGAAAGACGAACCCTGACATAGGCCTCGTAGTCTTGGTCAGGACTCAGCAGGACCTCATCGATCACCGGCATGTCCCGCACCTGCTGCAGGGCCGCGAGCGCCTGGGGCCAGCTGGGAAAGATGCGTCGCAGACCGGTACTTGGCTCATCGATGATGTAAAGCCGGGTCAGTGGATGATACTGCACCCGCCGGATCTGGCGCACCAGGGCGATGGTATCGCCCCAGATCAGCGGACGCGGCGCCTCCACCTTCGCTTCGGTCACCAGCGTCACCAACACCCCGCGGTCCAGCAGCTCACGCAGATGGGCCGCCGTTTCCAGGTTGAAGCTGGCGTTAAGATAATAGGCGCCCTCGCGCTTGTTCAGCCGGGCATTCTCGACCTCGAAGTTGGCAGCGAATGCGTTGATGGGCAGCAGCAGGATCAGCAGGAGCCACAAAGGCCCGCCCCAAATGCGAATCACTGCCCCTCCCGTACCAGCAAGGCATAGAAAAAACCGTCCATTCCTTCTGTCCCTGGCAAGATCTGGCCGCTTCCTGGCGTGGAGGCCAGGTGGGCATCTTTGTGTTGTTGGCAAAATGCTTCGATCTGCGCCGCATTTTCCGCCGGCAGCACGCTGCAGGTGGCGTAGAGCAGACGCCCACCCGGCCGCAGCAGAGCCCAGAGGGCATCCAGTAGTGCCTGCTGCAGGACGGCCGTGGCCGCCACATCCTCGGCATGGCGCAGATACTTGATGTCGGGATGGCGGCGGATGACACCCGTGGCGGAGCAGGGCGCATCGAGCAGGATCGCATCGAACAGTTGGCCATCCCACCAGTCATCCGGCTGCGCCGCATCTCCGGCGATGAGCGTCGCTGTCGGCAATTTCAGTCGCTCCAGCGTAGCACGAATGCGCTTCAGGCGCGCGGGCGAAATGTCCACCGCAGTCAGTGCAATGTCCGCACGCTCCAGAAGATGTGCGGTCTTGCCACCGGGTGCCGCGCAGGCGTCCAGCACCCGTTCTCCGGGTTGCGGGTCGAGCAGGATGGCAGCGCGCTGGGCAGCGGCATCCTGCACCGACGCCAAGCCGGCCTGCCAGCCGGGCAGGCTCTCCACCGCCTGTGGGGTATCGAGCTCGATACCGGCGGGGCTGGCCGGATGCGCCCTGGCGGCGATACCGGCCTCGTTCAGCCGGGCCAGGTAGTCATCCCGGCTGATGACGCGCGCATTGACCCGCAGCACGAAAGGCGGGTGGGCATTGTTGGCGTCGAGGATGGCCGGCCAGTGTTGCGGATAGGCTTGCTGCAGCATCTCCACCAGCCAGGCAGGATGGGCCTTGGCGACAGCCGGCTCCATGGCGTCGACCTTGGCGTCGAGCGCCGTTTTCTCGCGCAGGTAGCGCCGCAATACGGCATTGGCAAGGCCGCGCGCCCAGTCCTTGCCAAGCTGGCTGGTGAGCGCCACGTACTCATGTACCGTGACCGCTTCCGGCACGCGCGAGGCGTCCAGTTCGTAGAGCGCCACGATCAGCAGCGCCTTGAGATCCTGCTCCCTGGCCTTGAAGGGCTTTTCCAGAAGCAGGTTCAGGAGGGCTTCCAGGCGCAGGCCCCAGCGCAGGGTGCCGAAGGCCAGCCACTGCGCCTGGGCCTGATCCCGGGGCGCCAGGCCTTCCAGAACCAGCGCGTCATCCAGAGACTTGCCGCTCCA
This portion of the Thermithiobacillus plumbiphilus genome encodes:
- a CDS encoding PepSY domain-containing protein, translated to MKNGLKWMRLTRYWHARLGVFASLLFLILVITGVMLNHTEALKLDQRPVAASWLMGWYGLENQTPEQGYRLGQGYLVSQSGRWFMDGHLLGKDLPAPVGALEIGGIRYIASPEQLALYQSDGQRVDQLDSSALPATPLTALGQSGKSVLIRSPKGVFASTDGGLNWQAYQGTARWSQPEPLPAGLRQQLAPAFAPHLPLERIMLDLHSGRIFGRFGPWLMDLAALILLGLSLSGAWIFWQGTRRP
- a CDS encoding lysophospholipid acyltransferase family protein translates to MNQASWQERIQAGLAEALLRLSTPLPDRLRSRLGRGLGHLVRLALPRPRRIAMRNLELCFPELRSDQRRALLREHFCQLGEAALELGPLWRGPRIRFEQLFAQIEGLEHVERAKAQGQGLILLSAHFGSWEAGALYMSLLTRLTALYMPTHNPAFSTLMVAGRSRFGATMTEKKRGFRPLIAALRRGEAIGILADQNVNEREGVFAPFFGMPASTSVAVAHLAKRSGVPVIYVFAFRLPRGAGFRLVFRPLPADYPCGNDETDATTMNAMLETAIREAPAQYWWVHRRFKTRPQGLPDPYA
- a CDS encoding class I SAM-dependent methyltransferase; its protein translation is MDEQERRTRWQRCYAESAGDIPQACSVLRDHSHLLPSEGDALDLACGRGGNALMLAGLGLRVQAWDYAESALNALESRAQAAGLSLHTQCRDVVRQPPAPGSFDVIVVSNFLARNLFPALVEALRPGGLLFYETWLGERQGRGPQDPAFRLVPGELPQLIQPLQALHYQESEDRASLVARSP
- the moaB gene encoding molybdenum cofactor biosynthesis protein B; translation: MIDSNRPFLPLSLGILTVSDTRTPETDKSGDTLASLAAEAGHRIAARRIVPDDLSTLRQAFADWIAEPVIDAIVSTGGTGVTGRDVTPEALAPLVSKAIPGFGELFRQLSFAEIGTSTIQSRAEAAICEGTIVFLLPGSTGACRLGMEKIILPQLDIRHRPCNLAELLPRIRDER
- a CDS encoding TrkH family potassium uptake protein, producing the protein MIQIAEVQRVLALLLLIFAQFMLLPEAVAWYYGDGGRHAFLQSYVVSMTFGILLWLPVRAVRRELRNRDGFLIVGLGWLMLSVVSALPFILSGMTGSVTDAMFEAVSGITTTGSTVFAGLDELPHALNFWRHLLHWVGGMGIIVLAVAILPFLGVGGRQIFKAETPGPMKDAALTPRIASTAKRLWLIYVGLTLVCALALWWAGMTPFDAMNHAFSAVSTGGFSTHDASIAYFDSPLIEFVLIVFMLLASINFATHYVALSGRSWRPYWRDPETRATLGVILGAGLLAALYLWSTGEYGDFRTALRYAMFNVVSVASTTGFSNTDFNLWPAFVPVLMLFLSSFAASAGSTGGGIKMVRALLLMRQGMRELRQLIHPGALDLVKFNGRRVDEQVITAIWGFFFLYVATLGFATLALVAAEMDFYSAFSAAIAHINNMGPGLNAVGPATNYGGISAPAKWILIATMLLGRLEIYTLLVLFTRAFWRY
- the trkA gene encoding Trk system potassium transporter TrkA — encoded protein: MKVVILGAGQVGASVAEHLATERNDITVVDIDPERLAQLRDRLDIQTVTGYASYPSVLKEAGTQDADILIAVTSNDETNIVACEMAKVLFNTPTKIARIRAAEYWSHPKLFDAKTFPVDVLISPEALVTEYILRLVEYPGALRVQFFAGGRVGLVGVKAVHGGSLVGHAIRDLRRHSPQVDTRVAVIYRRNRAIGPEGNTVIEAGDEVFFVARAEDIRCVMRELGKDDAPFQRVIIAGGGNIGLRLAQALETRGLAVKLLDHNPRRTLHAAEKLQRTLVLQGDAADEDLLNQEGIRETDLFISVTNDDEDNILSAMLAKRLGVRNCFALINRAAYVDLVQTGTGIDVAINPHWAIIGSILAYVRAGDIAAVHTLRYGAAEVLDIVAHGDRGTSRVVGRRIEELSLPAGVNIAALARGEEVLIAHHDTVIHPEDHVIVFVTDKRRMRDVEKLFQVGFTFL
- a CDS encoding sigma-54 dependent transcriptional regulator, whose amino-acid sequence is MEAAMANMPQQESRARVLIVDDEPDIRESLREILEDEGYQILTAADSREADQLRRSGPVDLVLLDIWMPGEDGLALLKRWAENGLEQPVVMMSGHGTVETAVEATKLGAYDFIEKPLSLEKTLLTIEHALEAARLRQENVDLRRQTRPVDAPSGNSVAINQLRQQIERVALSDSWVLLSGAPGSGKEVAARYLHSCSRRAAGPFVDLKAAAITTPNIAVELFGCETGGQVHNGRLEQANRGTLFIDEIADMDLETQVRLLSALQEGRLLRVGGVAPVQANVRVVAATSRDLRSEMQAGRFREDLFYRLNVVPLRVPTLAGRRQDIPVLLDEFVRFYVNRDGLAPRQFSAGALEVMGHYPWPGNVRELQNLVERLLILAEGPEVSAEEVERALGLDSRGAISSEETEDFSGTLKTARDKFEKAFIEYHLARNSGNIARTAEAVGLERTHLYRKLKSLGIPY
- a CDS encoding sensor histidine kinase; this encodes MEAHSSTAVRRLSTLGVARLGGGFASGWGVLVLLFALAGTIAMTYLASQGRDYGGYFIPLLIANGIAVLLLGVLIFYNALVFWRQWRAGILGTRLAMRLVLLVAVLTVTPAGVIFGFSWQFLNQGVDSWFNVEVRDALEQAMSVARSSIEQNRSTTLEAAQNIALALEEAGNAAMPIERLMRMRSQYHLAEATLLDENGRILASSSDFLSLAPRPVSPEMLTLARARYPYTLVEPDPNGRLVIKILLTLNRANFAQPQRFLYVMNPLPQELTAAADSIQLAYQRYQQLELIRDPMKAAFNLSLTSVLLVTILTSLWMSLFLSRRLAAPIGHLAAGTRAVARGEFAPLLPVGGHDEMGILVHSFNSMTRQLAQAQRNAAQARQQAEARRAFLETILGHLSSGVMTFDVQGHLTTANAAVTQLLGVSMERELGEPVDYLKRRHPEYAALFEWVEHRFARRDRYIQEELVVERGSGRQVLLLRAAALPQSAPTEDNERDEEHPGQGGFVLVFDDITTLLQAQRSAAWSEVARRLAHEIKNPLTPIQLSAERLRRKYLSQLGEAGEPLDRATRTIINQVESLKVMVDAFSEYARQPQLRLRPLDLNALILDVLELYREQNAREGGVRIVTDLDPTLPLVEADAGRLRQVLHNLVRNALDVLSPNQRLEIRTRASGGAEGALNVHLTVSDSGPGFPPEILERVFEPYVTTKPKGTGLGLAIVKKMVDEHGGQISASNHPEGGAQVLIVLPARVLNRGVA
- a CDS encoding DUF4390 domain-containing protein; the protein is MIRIWGGPLWLLLILLLPINAFAANFEVENARLNKREGAYYLNASFNLETAAHLRELLDRGVLVTLVTEAKVEAPRPLIWGDTIALVRQIRRVQYHPLTRLYIIDEPSTGLRRIFPSWPQALAALQQVRDMPVIDEVLLSPDQDYEAYVRVRLSTSALPLGLRFSALISDWGMDSEWKRIPLRP
- the rsmB gene encoding 16S rRNA (cytosine(967)-C(5))-methyltransferase RsmB translates to MSPARPPASRPKAVKSPSSPRLRAAQALEQVWSGKSLDDALVLEGLAPRDQAQAQWLAFGTLRWGLRLEALLNLLLEKPFKAREQDLKALLIVALYELDASRVPEAVTVHEYVALTSQLGKDWARGLANAVLRRYLREKTALDAKVDAMEPAVAKAHPAWLVEMLQQAYPQHWPAILDANNAHPPFVLRVNARVISRDDYLARLNEAGIAARAHPASPAGIELDTPQAVESLPGWQAGLASVQDAAAQRAAILLDPQPGERVLDACAAPGGKTAHLLERADIALTAVDISPARLKRIRATLERLKLPTATLIAGDAAQPDDWWDGQLFDAILLDAPCSATGVIRRHPDIKYLRHAEDVAATAVLQQALLDALWALLRPGGRLLYATCSVLPAENAAQIEAFCQQHKDAHLASTPGSGQILPGTEGMDGFFYALLVREGQ